The Vibrio tasmaniensis genome includes a region encoding these proteins:
- a CDS encoding IS4 family transposase, whose translation MYSQNKLQSIFPKKISPIIVSDAGFRNTWFRQVQAKGWFWLGRVRGEVSIKQPQKPWVSNKTFYPNAIYKPKYLGHCLLAKRSPISCEAYVYKGLEKGRKAQRHSRTSQKHSATHLYQRSAKEPWLLATNAPRHILNEVQITNLYTKRMQIEEAFRDLKSTAYGIALRHNRTRCTKRLDIQLLTALLAEILMWWNGLIAVQAKWHFDFQANSIKHRRVLSILRLGREVRNHRRYQFNESQYQWGMFEYQRLTHNAGLGKI comes from the coding sequence CTGTATTCACAGAATAAATTACAGAGTATTTTTCCTAAAAAAATCAGTCCGATCATCGTTTCTGATGCGGGTTTTCGAAATACTTGGTTCAGACAAGTTCAGGCGAAAGGTTGGTTTTGGTTAGGTCGTGTCCGAGGTGAAGTATCAATAAAACAACCTCAAAAACCTTGGGTCTCAAATAAAACCTTTTATCCAAACGCTATCTATAAACCCAAGTATCTTGGCCACTGCTTATTAGCAAAGAGATCACCGATATCTTGTGAAGCCTATGTTTATAAAGGATTAGAAAAAGGCAGAAAAGCCCAGCGCCATAGCAGAACCAGCCAAAAACACTCCGCTACACATCTCTATCAACGCAGTGCAAAGGAGCCGTGGTTACTCGCGACCAATGCCCCTAGACATATCTTAAATGAAGTACAAATTACCAACCTGTACACCAAGCGCATGCAAATAGAAGAAGCCTTCCGAGATCTAAAGAGTACCGCCTATGGGATCGCACTTCGTCACAACAGGACTCGTTGTACTAAGCGATTGGATATCCAGCTTCTTACTGCGTTACTCGCTGAAATCTTGATGTGGTGGAATGGCCTCATTGCAGTACAAGCCAAATGGCACTTTGACTTCCAAGCCAACAGCATTAAACACCGCCGAGTTCTATCCATACTTCGTCTAGGGAGAGAGGTACGAAATCATCGGCGATATCAATTTAACGAATCCCAATATCAATGGGGAATGTTCGAATATCAAAGGCTCACGCACAATGCAGGACTAGGGAAAATATGA
- a CDS encoding response regulator: MNFDINALKHHQLVEDGQLEGCYLHQPAQGSQQDDDTVLAERQALEKLGYKVVQVQAKGGATTFAEAMQKFAKKTGHQTKE; encoded by the coding sequence ATGAATTTTGATATCAATGCACTGAAACACCACCAACTGGTCGAAGATGGTCAACTCGAAGGGTGTTACCTTCATCAGCCAGCACAAGGCAGCCAGCAAGACGATGACACTGTTTTAGCAGAGCGCCAAGCGCTAGAAAAATTGGGGTATAAGGTAGTACAGGTACAAGCTAAAGGTGGGGCAACAACCTTTGCCGAAGCTATGCAAAAGTTTGCGAAGAAAACGGGTCACCAGACCAAAGAGTAG
- a CDS encoding type II toxin-antitoxin system Phd/YefM family antitoxin, with protein sequence MDTANVETVSFLKKNAANLPLSEPLTITKNGKPTYVVESYEDHKKRQDAIVLMKLVSFAKNDVVQDRVTSSRDLRSRLAARK encoded by the coding sequence ATGGACACAGCAAACGTAGAAACCGTCAGTTTCTTAAAAAAAAATGCGGCTAACTTGCCTTTAAGTGAACCACTAACGATCACGAAAAATGGAAAACCTACGTATGTAGTTGAGTCGTATGAAGACCATAAAAAACGTCAAGATGCCATTGTGCTAATGAAACTGGTTAGTTTTGCAAAAAATGATGTTGTTCAAGATCGTGTAACTTCGTCTAGAGATTTAAGAAGTCGATTAGCTGCCCGTAAGTAA
- a CDS encoding LysR family transcriptional regulator: MNKLYRYFLMVAHTGSIKGAAEKLNISQPSLTAAIKKLESDVGVAIFTRKSKGVELTEYGLLFREFAQEQQEKHLSLMHRFTDMQQRQSGKLKLGTGEAWWEQFVCKAVEEYKQQEQMGSLHLEFGNNLSLMHHLVQGDIDLFVGHEIYGLHERCKVTFYPLFQDKEAVFVRAKHPLLTKKHLDPSLLRREMLAFPILQVTPDHSRHNSVLSDHVNSQPGGRDTEVVGRDVYDVDSLFASLDMLRMSNAVMPYSHKMCDWMKDKGFETLLIDDSKLGNVGLYAKQGAEDLKIKTFIEILQKANFD, encoded by the coding sequence ATGAACAAGCTATACCGATACTTTCTGATGGTTGCGCATACTGGCAGTATTAAAGGTGCTGCGGAAAAGCTGAATATTAGCCAGCCCTCCTTGACCGCTGCGATCAAGAAATTAGAGAGTGATGTTGGTGTGGCTATTTTTACTCGTAAGTCAAAAGGCGTTGAGCTTACCGAGTACGGGTTGTTGTTTCGGGAGTTTGCACAAGAACAGCAAGAAAAGCATCTGTCGTTAATGCACCGCTTTACCGACATGCAGCAGCGCCAATCCGGTAAATTGAAGCTCGGCACTGGGGAAGCTTGGTGGGAACAATTTGTTTGCAAGGCGGTTGAGGAATACAAGCAACAAGAACAAATGGGCTCGCTACATTTAGAGTTCGGTAACAACTTGTCTTTGATGCACCACTTGGTTCAAGGCGATATCGACTTGTTTGTTGGCCATGAAATCTATGGGCTGCATGAGCGATGCAAAGTAACGTTTTACCCACTCTTTCAAGACAAAGAAGCGGTGTTTGTTCGAGCTAAACATCCATTGTTAACGAAGAAACACTTAGACCCGAGTTTGTTAAGACGTGAGATGTTGGCGTTTCCAATACTCCAAGTGACCCCCGATCACTCTCGACATAACTCTGTACTGTCTGATCACGTAAATTCACAGCCTGGCGGGCGTGATACTGAGGTGGTTGGGCGAGATGTCTATGACGTTGACTCTCTTTTTGCGAGTTTAGATATGTTGAGAATGTCTAATGCTGTCATGCCATACAGTCATAAAATGTGTGACTGGATGAAAGACAAAGGCTTCGAAACCTTACTGATTGATGACTCTAAGCTAGGAAACGTTGGTCTTTACGCGAAACAGGGAGCGGAAGACCTCAAGATTAAGACGTTCATTGAGATCTTACAAAAAGCCAACTTTGATTAA
- a CDS encoding glycoside hydrolase family 13 protein, translating into MEQKWWHDAVVYQIYPRSFLDSNNDGIGDLNGIISKLDYLKELGINVIWLSPVYQSPMDDNGYDISDYQAIAEEFGTMEEMKRLMDEAKERDIKIVMDLVVNHTSDEHRWFEQARSSKDNPYRDYYIWRDAKPDGSAPDDQGSIFGGSAWQWDELTQQYYFHLFSKRQPDLNWENLKVQEEVHTMMNWWIDLGIGGFRLDVIDLIGKEIDKGITGNGPRLHKLLQQMNQATFGNKDLLTVGETWGATPEIAKLYSGQDRSELSMVFQFEHITLTWENGDKWNPIPLDLREFKNVLTKWQLELADGGWNSLFWNNHDLPRLVSKYGDDKHFRVESAKMLATCLHFLKGTPYIYQGEEIGMTNVAFDNLDQYKDIETHNFYKVKTESGVTHEHMMDAIHENSRDNARTPMHWNNQPNAGFSDGTPWIELNPNYPEINVESALADPSSIFYHYKTLIELRKAHPAIVYGSFIPVFEEHDKVFAYVRELDGEQLFVVCNFSNDNLTLDMPEQYQTQTLDCLINNYQTVTELSAKLELAPYESFAVKL; encoded by the coding sequence ATGGAACAGAAATGGTGGCATGACGCAGTGGTCTACCAAATTTACCCGCGTAGCTTTTTAGACTCGAATAATGACGGTATCGGTGACCTAAATGGAATCATCAGCAAACTCGATTACCTTAAAGAACTAGGCATTAATGTCATTTGGCTCTCTCCTGTTTATCAATCTCCAATGGACGATAACGGTTACGACATCTCCGACTACCAAGCGATTGCTGAAGAGTTTGGCACGATGGAAGAGATGAAACGCCTGATGGATGAAGCGAAAGAACGTGACATTAAGATTGTTATGGATCTAGTGGTAAACCATACGTCAGATGAGCACCGTTGGTTCGAGCAAGCACGCTCTTCAAAAGACAATCCGTATCGAGACTATTACATTTGGCGCGATGCAAAACCGGATGGCAGTGCACCGGATGACCAAGGTTCTATCTTTGGCGGAAGTGCTTGGCAGTGGGATGAACTCACACAACAATATTACTTCCATCTATTCTCGAAACGTCAGCCCGATTTGAACTGGGAAAACCTGAAGGTTCAAGAAGAAGTTCATACTATGATGAACTGGTGGATTGACCTTGGCATCGGCGGCTTCCGCTTAGATGTGATTGATCTTATTGGTAAAGAGATCGATAAAGGAATCACTGGTAACGGACCAAGGCTCCACAAGCTATTACAACAAATGAATCAGGCGACCTTTGGTAACAAGGATTTGTTAACCGTAGGAGAAACTTGGGGCGCAACACCAGAAATAGCCAAGCTATACAGTGGACAAGATAGAAGTGAACTTTCTATGGTATTCCAATTTGAGCACATTACCCTGACATGGGAGAACGGTGACAAATGGAACCCTATTCCGCTTGATCTTCGAGAGTTCAAAAATGTGCTGACCAAGTGGCAGCTTGAGCTGGCCGATGGTGGCTGGAATTCCCTTTTTTGGAACAACCACGATTTGCCACGTTTGGTTTCAAAATACGGTGATGACAAACATTTCCGAGTTGAGTCAGCAAAAATGCTGGCGACGTGTTTGCACTTTTTAAAAGGCACACCTTACATTTATCAAGGTGAAGAGATTGGCATGACCAATGTCGCTTTTGACAATCTAGACCAATATAAAGATATTGAAACGCACAATTTCTATAAAGTAAAAACGGAATCGGGTGTCACTCATGAACACATGATGGACGCCATTCACGAGAACAGCCGTGACAACGCTAGAACACCCATGCACTGGAACAACCAACCTAATGCAGGCTTCTCTGACGGAACACCTTGGATTGAGCTGAATCCAAACTACCCAGAGATCAACGTCGAAAGTGCGTTGGCTGATCCAAGTTCCATATTTTATCACTACAAGACATTGATAGAGTTACGGAAAGCTCACCCAGCGATTGTCTACGGTTCATTCATTCCTGTTTTTGAAGAACACGACAAGGTTTTCGCCTACGTACGTGAGTTGGATGGTGAGCAGCTATTTGTCGTATGTAACTTCTCAAACGACAACCTGACACTGGATATGCCTGAACAATACCAAACTCAGACGCTTGATTGTCTGATCAATAACTATCAAACGGTCACTGAGTTGTCAGCCAAGCTTGAACTGGCACCGTATGAATCATTTGCTGTAAAATTGTAA
- the malE gene encoding maltose/maltodextrin ABC transporter substrate-binding protein MalE, protein MKPLLKTLSICTLAALFNAPAFAMEEGEITIWINGDKSYAGLAEIGKQFEEDTGVKINVQYPDSLEAKFQQHAATGGGPDIIFWAHDRFGGYAESGLLHELNPSKEFKEKLVDFSWDAVTVNGKVVGYPLAIEAPSLIYNKDLLPNPPKTWEELAAIQKEMAKQNKKAIMWDVKNAYFTWPMISAGGAFAFEKTATGYDAKSTGVNNAAGVRGLQFLVDMVNQGVVNPNMDYSVAEAEFTNGNVAMTINGPWSWGNLDKLGVNYGVAELPTLNGGKGNPFVGILSAGINAASPNTDLAVEFLENYLFQDDALKTMNDDKPLGAVTLKSFQKILESDDRIKSTMTNAENGEIMPNIPQMTAYWFAEGAAIDNAMQGKQTVREALDTAAKQITK, encoded by the coding sequence ATGAAACCTCTATTGAAAACACTGTCTATTTGTACCCTTGCTGCTCTTTTCAATGCACCGGCTTTTGCTATGGAAGAAGGTGAAATCACAATCTGGATCAATGGCGATAAAAGTTATGCCGGTCTTGCTGAAATTGGTAAACAATTCGAAGAAGATACTGGTGTAAAAATTAACGTTCAGTACCCAGATTCACTGGAAGCTAAATTCCAACAACACGCAGCAACTGGCGGCGGCCCTGACATCATTTTCTGGGCACACGACCGTTTTGGTGGCTACGCAGAATCAGGCCTACTTCACGAACTTAACCCAAGTAAAGAATTCAAAGAAAAGCTTGTCGACTTCAGTTGGGATGCCGTGACAGTCAACGGTAAAGTTGTGGGCTACCCTCTAGCAATCGAAGCACCTTCTCTAATCTACAACAAAGACCTACTTCCAAACCCACCAAAAACATGGGAAGAGCTTGCTGCCATTCAGAAAGAGATGGCTAAGCAAAACAAAAAAGCCATCATGTGGGATGTAAAAAATGCGTACTTCACTTGGCCGATGATCTCTGCCGGTGGTGCCTTTGCGTTTGAAAAAACAGCAACAGGCTATGACGCTAAAAGCACAGGTGTTAACAATGCAGCGGGTGTTCGCGGCCTTCAATTCTTAGTTGATATGGTAAACCAAGGGGTAGTTAACCCGAATATGGATTACTCAGTAGCAGAAGCAGAGTTCACCAATGGCAATGTGGCAATGACCATTAATGGCCCTTGGTCTTGGGGTAACTTAGACAAGCTTGGTGTTAATTATGGCGTTGCTGAACTACCAACATTAAATGGCGGTAAAGGTAACCCATTTGTTGGAATCCTAAGTGCGGGTATCAATGCTGCGAGTCCAAATACTGATCTTGCTGTCGAGTTCTTAGAAAACTACCTATTCCAAGACGACGCTCTGAAAACCATGAATGATGACAAGCCTCTTGGCGCGGTAACACTAAAATCATTCCAAAAAATTCTTGAGAGCGATGATCGCATCAAATCAACCATGACGAATGCTGAAAACGGCGAAATCATGCCAAACATCCCGCAAATGACGGCTTACTGGTTCGCTGAAGGTGCGGCTATCGATAACGCAATGCAGGGTAAGCAAACCGTTAGAGAAGCGCTAGACACAGCAGCTAAGCAAATTACCAAATAA
- a CDS encoding amylo-alpha-1,6-glucosidase has protein sequence MAQRMLCLFCFGNQLAMQIPTLYLKGTFNGWGLDTPLFKEQDGSYRANLCLSTDLYRFKISDSDGTKQWTLSGHESEATLCELEQAMPLINTQGIGNDLLLSPAVAGQYSLKVQFGSSTPTITVTKGEYNDLSTPQREPVNTHLIEVAESQPSWQHPEFAMPHDQLFQQLTISETQSFPFVFGDNVDGYYHGATYSYVNGGKYRHHQGWILGTFASYTNGKFNNKLEAERASLTPYGIEHHHENSRESLSLIQGSRLVSLTVSSTKPSALSLIPELNIPTTHSKVHISDSNIVIELSPQVCPNGCPRFVAIASNHAVHAREISLDAHPELRDLVQLSESNAKFMLTTSDNQTELIVYLGFAETLEAASSLVNQAVKSNEHVLHQQRVYEFLTKNYLWTNDLEYNQAVMWSRLASRTFVSHEFGTGIWAGLPWFKDCWGRDTFIALSGTSLVNGLFSEAKEIIENFASMQMLDENSTNYGRIPNRVTSKTNIIYNTTDGTPWMIREALEYINYSGDVAFAKAIYPTLKRFITGVEKHYLNEDSLNKDGLNEGSLNKDGLNEGSLNKDSLMAHRHPDTWMDAKIDGMTPWSPRGPKANDIQALWFESLNCAIQLANLVGDSESEKSWTIQAGKVKESFATKFWDDTNHRLADHLSQGDVPDYSVRPNQLMTISIPQKSPLNQNEREQYIVKNAVETLLFPWGICSLQQEHVDFHPYHDNQAMYHKDAAYHNGTIWGWNAGFTITALNKFKQQDLSYQLSKNLAKQILTQGCRGTMSENLDAFQDSDRDLVESGTFAQAWSVSEYARNAQQDYLGYCPRLLDNQIHLTPNFPSCWSELVASLPFGQGNQLRLSFESKNGISHFKIQSNLEDTVSPEITLVLTLDINHESVAVISTPLTQSLEIMIDSHQQQVTVNDKQAQFEIQPKPNNAILRDLQFAKPDFARQHNSLMSKDYLLNKRNKQKLSAAKD, from the coding sequence TTGGCACAGCGCATGCTGTGCCTTTTTTGTTTTGGAAATCAACTCGCTATGCAAATCCCTACTCTTTACCTAAAAGGTACGTTCAATGGTTGGGGGTTAGACACCCCATTGTTCAAAGAGCAAGATGGCTCCTATCGAGCAAACCTATGCTTATCTACCGACCTTTATCGCTTCAAAATTTCGGATTCAGATGGCACCAAGCAATGGACACTTTCAGGGCATGAAAGTGAAGCCACTCTCTGTGAATTGGAACAAGCAATGCCGCTTATCAATACACAAGGCATTGGCAATGACCTACTGCTCTCTCCCGCTGTCGCTGGTCAATACTCCTTGAAGGTGCAATTTGGCTCTTCGACGCCAACGATCACCGTAACCAAAGGGGAATACAATGATCTATCAACACCTCAACGAGAACCTGTAAACACACATCTGATAGAGGTAGCAGAGTCGCAGCCTAGCTGGCAACACCCTGAATTTGCAATGCCACATGACCAACTATTCCAGCAGCTCACCATCTCAGAGACACAGTCATTCCCGTTTGTGTTCGGGGATAATGTCGATGGTTACTATCATGGCGCAACCTATAGCTATGTAAACGGTGGTAAATATCGTCACCACCAAGGTTGGATTCTGGGAACCTTCGCCAGCTATACCAATGGCAAATTCAATAACAAGTTAGAGGCTGAGCGTGCCAGCCTGACGCCTTATGGTATTGAACATCATCATGAGAATAGTCGAGAGTCGCTGAGCCTAATTCAAGGTTCCAGACTCGTATCACTTACGGTTTCATCAACAAAACCGAGCGCTTTAAGCCTAATTCCAGAACTCAACATACCGACAACGCACTCTAAAGTTCATATTTCAGACTCAAACATCGTCATAGAACTCAGCCCTCAAGTTTGCCCAAACGGCTGCCCAAGATTTGTCGCCATCGCGAGCAACCATGCAGTACATGCGCGAGAGATCTCGCTAGACGCTCACCCTGAACTTCGCGACCTAGTTCAGCTCTCAGAGAGCAACGCAAAATTCATGCTCACGACGTCAGATAACCAAACTGAACTCATCGTCTATCTCGGCTTTGCTGAAACTCTTGAAGCCGCTAGCTCATTGGTTAATCAAGCGGTCAAAAGTAACGAACACGTTCTTCACCAACAGCGAGTTTATGAGTTCTTAACCAAGAATTATTTGTGGACCAACGACCTTGAATACAACCAAGCCGTCATGTGGTCGCGCCTTGCAAGCCGAACCTTTGTGAGTCATGAGTTCGGCACGGGCATATGGGCTGGATTACCTTGGTTCAAGGACTGTTGGGGTCGTGACACCTTTATCGCTTTGTCGGGCACAAGCTTGGTTAATGGGCTGTTTAGTGAAGCAAAAGAGATCATTGAAAACTTTGCGTCCATGCAGATGCTCGACGAAAATTCCACAAATTACGGCCGAATCCCGAATCGAGTGACCAGTAAAACGAACATCATTTATAACACCACCGATGGTACTCCTTGGATGATTCGTGAAGCCCTTGAGTACATCAACTACTCTGGCGATGTGGCGTTCGCTAAGGCCATTTACCCCACTCTCAAGCGTTTCATCACGGGTGTCGAAAAACACTACTTGAATGAAGATAGCTTGAATAAAGATGGCTTGAATGAAGGTAGCCTGAATAAAGATGGCTTGAATGAAGGTAGCCTGAATAAAGATAGTCTGATGGCACATCGCCACCCTGATACGTGGATGGATGCAAAAATTGATGGGATGACACCTTGGTCTCCTCGCGGTCCTAAAGCCAATGACATCCAAGCTTTGTGGTTTGAAAGCTTAAACTGCGCTATTCAACTCGCTAATCTGGTGGGCGACTCTGAATCAGAAAAGAGCTGGACAATCCAAGCTGGAAAAGTGAAAGAGAGTTTCGCCACCAAGTTTTGGGATGATACAAACCATCGCCTAGCCGATCATTTATCGCAAGGTGATGTGCCTGATTATAGCGTGCGCCCGAATCAGTTGATGACGATTTCAATTCCTCAGAAAAGTCCGCTGAATCAGAATGAAAGGGAGCAATACATCGTCAAGAACGCGGTAGAAACGCTATTGTTCCCATGGGGGATCTGCTCCTTACAACAAGAGCATGTCGATTTTCATCCTTATCACGACAATCAAGCCATGTACCACAAGGACGCGGCTTATCACAACGGGACGATCTGGGGGTGGAATGCGGGCTTTACCATTACGGCGCTCAACAAGTTTAAGCAGCAAGATCTCAGTTACCAACTATCCAAAAACTTGGCAAAACAGATCCTTACACAAGGCTGTAGAGGGACAATGAGTGAGAATTTAGACGCTTTCCAAGATAGTGACCGCGACCTTGTAGAATCAGGGACGTTCGCTCAAGCCTGGTCCGTTTCAGAATACGCTCGTAACGCGCAACAGGACTATTTGGGATATTGCCCACGCTTATTGGACAATCAGATACACCTAACACCAAACTTCCCAAGTTGTTGGAGCGAATTAGTGGCTTCGTTGCCTTTTGGTCAAGGAAACCAGCTACGACTGTCATTTGAATCCAAAAATGGGATTTCTCATTTCAAGATTCAGTCAAATCTAGAAGATACGGTAAGCCCCGAAATCACATTGGTGCTTACGCTAGACATAAACCATGAGTCTGTTGCCGTAATCTCGACACCATTAACACAATCGTTGGAGATCATGATCGACAGTCACCAACAACAGGTCACAGTTAACGACAAACAAGCGCAGTTTGAGATTCAACCAAAGCCAAATAACGCCATCTTACGCGATTTACAGTTTGCCAAGCCCGACTTTGCAAGGCAACACAACAGCTTGATGAGCAAGGACTACTTGTTGAATAAACGCAATAAGCAAAAATTGTCAGCAGCTAAGGACTAA
- a CDS encoding alpha/beta hydrolase, translating to MQSELIIIDEFFIPQLNRTRTLRIYLPAGYHQEEHAYPVLYMHDGQNVFEKSTATYGMCWDAQTTLDEMQRLGKLSGLIVVAIDSSHELNGMERYNEYSPWRANQEIKELGVGDELLKFGGEGDEYMAFICHTLKPYIDQTYRTKPHREFTYLAGSSMGGLISLYGGSLYQNTFGVLGVFSPAFWFNKPSYFEYMKEFNFLSPTKIYMDMGTNEAREEASVDFADVYLSGSRAMNTLLAQKPNVTLFYQEGQGHQHNELAWSLRFPDFIDFIFRQ from the coding sequence ATGCAATCTGAATTGATTATTATCGATGAGTTCTTTATTCCACAGTTGAATCGAACTCGAACGCTCCGCATTTACCTTCCTGCGGGGTATCACCAAGAAGAGCACGCTTATCCTGTCTTATACATGCATGATGGACAGAATGTCTTTGAGAAGTCTACAGCGACGTATGGGATGTGTTGGGATGCACAAACGACACTCGATGAGATGCAAAGGCTCGGTAAGTTATCAGGGTTAATTGTTGTCGCCATCGACAGCAGTCATGAGCTTAATGGCATGGAGCGTTATAATGAGTATTCGCCTTGGCGCGCTAACCAAGAGATAAAAGAGCTGGGTGTTGGTGATGAACTGCTTAAATTTGGTGGCGAAGGGGACGAATATATGGCGTTTATCTGTCATACATTGAAGCCTTATATAGACCAAACATACAGAACAAAGCCGCATCGAGAGTTTACGTACCTTGCTGGCAGTTCAATGGGCGGGCTAATTAGCTTATATGGTGGCTCACTGTACCAGAATACCTTTGGCGTGCTTGGGGTTTTCTCTCCGGCGTTTTGGTTCAATAAACCCTCATACTTTGAGTATATGAAAGAGTTTAACTTTCTGTCTCCAACGAAAATATATATGGATATGGGAACGAATGAAGCTCGTGAAGAGGCAAGCGTAGATTTTGCTGACGTTTATCTGAGTGGTTCAAGGGCAATGAATACGTTGCTCGCTCAAAAGCCGAACGTGACGCTTTTTTATCAAGAAGGGCAAGGTCATCAACACAATGAACTGGCTTGGTCGTTGCGATTCCCGGATTTTATCGACTTTATTTTTAGACAATAA
- a CDS encoding MalM family protein codes for MTNKSSMLAVVLGALLSGCASDAQVQTKLDAPTNAEVCCSDFSQYPYAQLNDNEDLKFDIDLGSPVGTFTTGNSHFAAFKFSERSGEMVVKLSSLMIDDSVFAPEAMLLDENFKPVQTLKFEDFKVQASDAFTRTSYIERLRIDASKTPYIVIYTPADELGNKVKVDHPAKVRAKEFGEVMPMVTDPVYTNQLGGRLELEIKTLKLRPYRAKPAVAPVAAAPVAMAATATAVVPKKADSQIRVQQETKDFYLSAIQNAVKSGDIPKALGLLDEAKALNVEGAQEAFVRAVNAK; via the coding sequence ATGACAAATAAAAGCTCTATGTTAGCCGTGGTACTAGGTGCCTTGCTAAGCGGTTGTGCTTCCGATGCTCAGGTTCAAACTAAACTCGATGCACCCACTAATGCAGAAGTATGCTGCAGCGATTTTTCGCAGTACCCATACGCACAATTGAATGATAATGAAGATTTAAAGTTTGATATCGACTTGGGATCACCTGTAGGTACATTTACAACAGGTAATAGCCACTTTGCAGCGTTCAAGTTCAGCGAACGCTCTGGGGAGATGGTCGTTAAGCTATCGAGCTTGATGATCGATGATTCAGTTTTTGCTCCAGAAGCCATGCTTCTAGATGAAAACTTTAAGCCAGTGCAAACATTGAAGTTTGAAGACTTTAAGGTTCAGGCATCCGACGCTTTTACTCGCACGAGTTACATTGAGCGCTTGCGTATTGATGCGAGTAAGACACCTTATATTGTTATCTACACGCCTGCTGATGAACTTGGCAATAAGGTGAAAGTTGATCACCCAGCAAAGGTGAGAGCGAAAGAATTTGGTGAGGTGATGCCTATGGTCACCGATCCGGTATACACCAATCAATTAGGTGGTCGTTTAGAGTTAGAAATTAAAACTTTAAAACTTCGCCCTTACCGAGCTAAACCTGCCGTAGCGCCAGTCGCTGCTGCCCCTGTCGCTATGGCAGCGACGGCAACAGCTGTTGTACCTAAGAAAGCAGACTCGCAGATACGTGTGCAGCAAGAGACAAAAGACTTCTATTTATCCGCTATACAAAATGCGGTGAAGTCAGGTGATATACCGAAAGCTTTAGGTTTGTTAGATGAAGCGAAGGCGCTTAATGTTGAAGGTGCACAAGAAGCTTTTGTGCGAGCCGTCAACGCAAAATAG